One window from the genome of Mycolicibacterium gadium encodes:
- a CDS encoding sensor histidine kinase yields MTRPWPRSLAGQAIALQIIVVAVVVLAGSALAVLDARNDADEAARQQVLGIATSLADSPSTAAAIESGRATEILQPVTEAVRRHTDIAFITIMSPDRIRFTHTDPTQIGGEYIGTIEPALRGETLSEVHTGTLGPSIRAVAPVRNQSGEIVGLVSAGILQTSLADRWRSTWPTIAAVSFAALAISLAGVWFIRRRLLRQTHGLRPDELRLMYEHHDAILHSVSEGLIVMDRSGVLLVNDEARRLLALPPGRVDRTELPEFLRTYNPGARDEVQVTDDRVLVVNRSPVDDAHTSEVVTIRDRTELQGALGELGSLKILTDSLRSQAHEAANKLHTIVTMVEMGRPEDAVQFATEELALSQQLVDKLSSAVGEPALVALLLGKAAQADERGIELTITEDTHLPSNSDEVPLTGQEMVTVVGNLIDNAMDACDRDDPWVEVTVLMADDTLTLRVADSGPGMDPATFEKAMQRGYSTKGDSGHQGLGLALVSQIVKRHNGKLSTDITYGSVVTVTVS; encoded by the coding sequence TTGACCCGCCCGTGGCCCCGCTCGCTGGCCGGTCAGGCGATCGCATTGCAGATCATCGTGGTCGCGGTGGTGGTACTCGCAGGGAGCGCGCTGGCGGTGCTCGACGCCCGCAATGACGCGGACGAAGCCGCCCGCCAGCAGGTCCTCGGTATCGCCACCTCCCTCGCGGACTCCCCGTCGACGGCGGCTGCCATCGAATCCGGCAGGGCCACTGAGATTCTCCAGCCGGTCACCGAAGCCGTCCGCAGGCACACCGACATCGCATTCATCACGATCATGTCGCCGGATCGCATCCGGTTCACCCACACCGACCCGACCCAGATCGGTGGCGAGTACATCGGCACCATCGAACCCGCGCTGCGCGGCGAAACGCTCAGCGAGGTGCACACCGGCACATTGGGTCCTTCGATTCGCGCCGTCGCACCGGTGCGCAACCAATCGGGCGAGATCGTCGGCCTGGTCTCCGCGGGGATCCTACAGACGAGTCTGGCCGATCGATGGCGCTCCACGTGGCCGACCATCGCGGCGGTGAGCTTTGCCGCACTGGCTATTTCACTGGCGGGCGTCTGGTTCATCCGGCGACGGTTGTTGCGGCAGACCCACGGCCTGCGACCTGACGAACTGCGGTTGATGTACGAGCATCATGACGCGATCCTGCATTCGGTCTCGGAGGGACTGATCGTGATGGATCGCAGCGGCGTCTTGCTGGTCAACGACGAGGCGCGCCGCCTCCTCGCGCTTCCACCGGGGCGCGTCGACCGCACCGAGCTGCCGGAATTTCTGCGGACGTACAACCCGGGAGCCCGCGACGAGGTGCAAGTCACCGACGACCGCGTCCTTGTCGTGAACCGCTCCCCCGTCGACGACGCCCACACCTCGGAGGTCGTCACGATCCGCGACCGCACCGAATTGCAGGGCGCGCTTGGCGAACTCGGTTCGCTGAAGATACTCACCGACAGCCTCCGGTCCCAAGCGCACGAAGCCGCCAACAAGCTGCACACCATTGTCACGATGGTCGAGATGGGCCGGCCCGAAGACGCGGTACAGTTCGCCACCGAGGAGCTCGCGCTCTCCCAACAGCTCGTCGACAAATTGTCCAGTGCCGTCGGCGAACCCGCGCTGGTGGCCCTGCTCCTGGGCAAGGCCGCACAGGCTGACGAGCGCGGTATCGAGCTGACGATCACCGAAGACACTCACTTGCCGTCGAATTCGGACGAAGTGCCGTTGACTGGCCAGGAGATGGTCACCGTCGTCGGCAACCTCATCGACAACGCGATGGACGCCTGCGACCGCGACGATCCGTGGGTCGAAGTCACCGTGCTCATGGCGGATGACACGCTCACGCTGCGTGTCGCCGACAGCGGACCGGGGATGGATCCGGCTACCTTCGAAAAGGCCATGCAGCGCGGATATTCCACGAAGGGCGACTCCGGCCATCAAGGCCTTGGCCTGGCTCTGGTCAGTCAGATCGTCAAGCGCCACAACGGCAAGCTCAGTACCGACATCACCTACGGGTCGGTCGTGACGGTGACGGTCTCATGA
- a CDS encoding response regulator translates to MISVLIVEDEPLIAEAHQTYLGRLEGFAVAGVAHTARDAMRMASEASATDSPIDLVLLDLGLPDASGIALASGLSGLRPIPDIIAITSERDLEMVRAAVGQGALAYLLKPFTFAAFRDRLDRYRRYREALPAGTDAASQAEVDRALAELRVSDRAVSPKGAAPGTNDDIARAVRDSADGITADAVAKQVGVSRVTAWRYLERLADEGTVTRQTDYGKAGRPKTRYQWR, encoded by the coding sequence ATGATCAGCGTGCTGATCGTCGAGGACGAACCGCTGATCGCCGAGGCCCACCAGACGTACCTCGGCCGACTCGAGGGGTTCGCGGTGGCCGGTGTCGCGCACACCGCACGCGATGCGATGCGCATGGCTTCAGAGGCGTCGGCCACCGACTCACCGATCGACCTGGTGTTGTTGGACCTCGGCCTGCCCGACGCCAGCGGGATCGCCCTGGCATCGGGATTGTCCGGGCTGCGGCCGATCCCCGACATCATCGCGATCACCTCGGAGCGCGACCTGGAGATGGTTCGCGCGGCGGTAGGCCAGGGCGCTCTCGCGTACCTGTTGAAGCCGTTCACGTTCGCCGCGTTTCGCGACCGGCTGGATCGCTACCGCCGCTACCGCGAGGCCCTGCCCGCCGGCACCGATGCCGCCAGCCAGGCCGAGGTCGACCGCGCACTCGCAGAGCTACGGGTGAGCGATCGAGCAGTGTCGCCGAAGGGCGCCGCCCCGGGGACCAACGACGACATCGCCCGTGCCGTCAGGGATTCCGCCGACGGCATCACCGCGGATGCAGTGGCCAAGCAGGTCGGTGTGTCGCGGGTGACCGCCTGGCGTTACCTCGAGAGGTTGGCGGACGAAGGCACCGTCACCCGGCAAACCGATTACGGCAAGGCCGGTCGCCCCAAGACCCGCTACCAGTGGCGCTAG
- a CDS encoding YncE family protein, with protein sequence MANFLMPKNAPVADVADGTHLNADVTRVGAVDVQRGAIADIAATDDGTVVVTHHADDTVSLLRAGTLAVAGVVEVPGEPFAVVVADGRAYVSTSSSSCDAISVVDTVTRTVVATYPMAFSVTALAASPDGKRVYAARTGDGAADVVVVDTTAERVSTIDIAAGAGIGIDALQVDPDGKRLYVATTDDRGSALVVVDAETARVRRTVLIGSPIRDIAIADRVAYVLTSDRISGGTVKVVDLSNGRITGAAELGIGAPTQMTVSADKTRAYIVDYDNITVLCTLTLKIVNRVQLDARPSCVAVDSDAGLLYVADYAGAVTGLSVEAATPLLYSQFVATDPIYVPQAVELEPVTA encoded by the coding sequence GCGGACGTCACCCGGGTCGGTGCGGTCGACGTGCAGCGTGGCGCCATCGCTGACATCGCCGCCACGGACGACGGCACCGTCGTGGTCACCCACCACGCCGACGACACGGTGTCGCTGCTGCGGGCGGGCACCTTGGCCGTGGCCGGCGTCGTCGAGGTCCCCGGTGAGCCATTCGCGGTCGTCGTCGCCGACGGTCGGGCCTACGTCAGCACCTCGTCGTCGAGCTGCGACGCGATCTCGGTGGTCGACACCGTCACGCGAACCGTGGTCGCCACGTACCCGATGGCCTTCAGCGTCACGGCTCTCGCCGCCAGCCCGGACGGCAAGCGCGTGTACGCGGCCCGTACCGGTGACGGCGCCGCGGACGTCGTGGTCGTCGACACGACCGCCGAGCGAGTAAGCACCATCGACATCGCGGCCGGCGCGGGTATCGGCATCGACGCCCTTCAGGTCGATCCGGACGGTAAGCGCCTGTACGTCGCCACCACCGATGATCGCGGCAGCGCGCTCGTCGTCGTGGATGCCGAAACCGCGCGGGTTCGACGCACGGTGTTGATCGGTTCACCGATCCGCGACATCGCCATCGCCGACCGTGTCGCCTACGTCCTGACCTCCGACCGCATCAGTGGCGGGACGGTCAAGGTGGTCGACCTGTCCAACGGCCGCATCACCGGCGCTGCCGAACTGGGCATCGGTGCTCCGACGCAGATGACCGTCAGCGCGGACAAGACCCGTGCCTACATCGTCGACTACGACAACATCACGGTGCTGTGCACCCTCACGCTCAAGATCGTCAACAGGGTGCAGCTCGATGCTCGGCCATCCTGTGTCGCAGTGGATTCCGACGCGGGCCTGCTGTACGTGGCCGACTATGCGGGCGCAGTGACCGGGTTGTCCGTCGAGGCGGCGACGCCGCTGCTGTACTCACAGTTCGTGGCGACCGATCCCATCTACGTGCCTCAGGCTGTTGAGCTGGAGCCGGTTACCGCCTGA